Proteins encoded together in one Gemmatimonadota bacterium window:
- a CDS encoding creatininase family protein: protein MTWEEVRDTDRVRAVAILPVGAVEAHGPHLPLGTDVIIAEAMAKSGAEKLANDGRTVLILPPLWYTAAAFAKAFPGTIGVGADTVRRLIHEIGTALLEQEIRTLAIANAHLDPEHVATLRAAADEGPDGLRVVFVDLTRSAAAGRLTDEFRTGACHAGQFEGSVVLAESPSLVRSDVAAGLEPIPASLTDAIRDGRSTFAEAGGPRAYFGWPAQATAEEGRETVRVLGELLAEAVVAGEEARL, encoded by the coding sequence ATGACATGGGAAGAGGTCCGCGACACGGACCGCGTTCGCGCCGTGGCGATCCTGCCTGTCGGCGCGGTCGAGGCGCATGGTCCCCATTTGCCGCTTGGGACCGACGTGATCATCGCCGAAGCGATGGCGAAGTCCGGCGCGGAGAAGCTCGCGAACGACGGACGCACGGTCTTGATTCTGCCACCGCTCTGGTACACCGCCGCGGCCTTCGCGAAGGCTTTCCCGGGGACCATCGGCGTGGGGGCTGACACCGTTCGCAGGCTCATCCATGAGATCGGGACTGCGCTCCTGGAGCAGGAGATCCGGACGCTCGCGATCGCCAACGCGCATCTCGACCCCGAGCACGTCGCGACGCTACGCGCTGCCGCGGACGAAGGTCCGGATGGACTGCGGGTCGTGTTCGTGGACCTGACCCGGAGCGCAGCGGCCGGCCGTCTCACCGACGAGTTCCGGACCGGTGCCTGTCACGCCGGACAATTCGAGGGTAGCGTGGTCCTGGCCGAGTCGCCGTCGCTGGTGCGTTCGGACGTGGCCGCAGGGCTCGAACCGATCCCCGCGTCGCTCACCGACGCGATCCGGGACGGGAGATCGACGTTCGCCGAGGCGGGCGGTCCTCGTGCCTACTTCGGCTGGCCGGCTCAGGCGACCGCGGAGGAAGGCCGCGAGACGGTCCGTGTTCTAGGGGAGTTGCTCGCCGAGGCGGTCGTCGCCGGAGAGGAGGCCAGGCTTTGA
- a CDS encoding MOSC domain-containing protein: protein MMSGRVEAIWTKRAHGGVMDTANQATLVEGKGLVGDANFGETRQVTVIEKEVFDRIRAELPASGPRMRRANIMVSGIRLEHSRDQVLTLGDVKIRIRGETRPCELMDQQCPGLRDALDLHWDGGAHGSVIQGGELRVGDGATIEVAVPVGYGQPGPTRENPFAGTNELPSFAPDVPLLPKPL, encoded by the coding sequence GTGATGAGCGGGAGGGTGGAAGCGATCTGGACGAAACGAGCCCACGGCGGCGTGATGGACACTGCGAATCAGGCCACGCTCGTCGAGGGCAAGGGCCTCGTGGGCGACGCCAACTTCGGGGAGACGCGTCAAGTCACGGTGATCGAGAAGGAGGTATTCGACCGCATCCGGGCCGAGCTGCCCGCCTCGGGTCCCAGAATGCGGCGCGCCAACATCATGGTCAGCGGGATCCGCCTCGAGCACAGCCGCGACCAGGTGCTCACGCTCGGAGACGTGAAGATCCGCATCCGGGGCGAGACCCGTCCCTGTGAGCTCATGGACCAGCAGTGCCCCGGCCTGCGGGACGCGCTCGACCTGCACTGGGACGGCGGCGCGCATGGCTCCGTCATCCAGGGTGGCGAGCTCCGCGTGGGCGACGGGGCCACGATCGAGGTGGCGGTTCCTGTCGGGTACGGCCAGCCCGGCCCGACGCGCGAGAACCCCTTTGCCGGAACAAACGAACTCCCTAGCTTTGCGCCAGATGTTCCCCTGCTTCCCAAGCCACTGTGA
- a CDS encoding FAD-dependent monooxygenase, whose protein sequence is MGGGPSGLYFSILMKRADPANEILVLEQNRPDDTFGFGIVFSDATIAEVESADEETYAAITAHFVHWDDIDVYYGGEVIRSTGHGFSGMSRQTLLTVLQEQAAALGIDVRYETTVTELDELRSYDLIVGADGANSTVRELMKDRFAPTFDWRPNRFVWLGTTKPLPAFTFYFHENEHGLWRVHAYQYEPGHSTFIVECTEKTWRSAGMDGASEEETLAYCETLFVKELEGHPLIPNKSVWRSFPTIRNQRWSVGNVVLIGDAVHTAHFSVGSGTRMGMMDAIALRDALMVEWAEPNRSGRSDAESGAPMAQRVARSLASYEAERRPQVESLQRAAQASLEWFEATERYMKLDPVRFAFALLTRSLRITHEDLRVRDPQFLERVDTRVAEQAERQARVPVRHDPPPPPMFTPFKLRDLLIPNRVVVSPMCQYCAHDGTVGDWHLQHLASRAVGGAGLVYAEMTDVSAEARISTGCAGLYKPEHVDAWKRIVDFVHEHTAGKIAVQLGHAGRKGASKFLWEGDAEPVEENAWDLVSASPLPYFPDRSQTPREMTRADMDEVLADYSRATEYAEAAGFDLLEIHMAHGYLLAAFISPLTNQRGDEYGGSLENRMRFPLEVFDACRAVWPEHKPVSVRVSAVDWAPGGMEPEHAVEVARLLKEHNCDVIDVSAGQTVPHQKPIYGRLFQTPFADRIRHEVGISTMAVGNVSSWMDVNTIIAAGRADLCLLARAHLFDPYWTRHAAHMLGHDLAWPDQYESVSRYTPRFEFHFGGE, encoded by the coding sequence GTGGGCGGCGGCCCGTCCGGCCTCTACTTCTCCATCCTCATGAAGCGAGCCGACCCGGCGAACGAGATCCTCGTTCTCGAGCAGAACCGGCCAGACGACACGTTCGGCTTCGGCATCGTATTCAGCGATGCGACGATCGCCGAGGTCGAGAGCGCCGACGAGGAGACGTACGCCGCGATCACCGCCCACTTCGTGCACTGGGACGACATCGACGTCTACTACGGTGGGGAGGTGATCCGGAGCACGGGCCACGGCTTCAGCGGCATGAGCCGGCAGACCCTGCTCACCGTCCTGCAAGAGCAGGCGGCGGCGCTGGGCATCGACGTCCGGTACGAGACCACCGTCACCGAGCTGGACGAGTTGCGCTCGTACGACCTGATTGTGGGCGCGGATGGGGCCAATTCGACCGTCCGCGAGCTGATGAAGGATCGCTTCGCGCCGACGTTCGATTGGCGCCCGAATCGATTCGTGTGGCTGGGCACGACGAAGCCGCTACCCGCCTTCACGTTCTACTTTCACGAGAACGAGCACGGACTGTGGCGGGTGCACGCGTACCAGTACGAGCCGGGGCATTCGACGTTCATCGTGGAGTGCACGGAGAAGACGTGGCGCTCGGCGGGGATGGATGGTGCATCGGAGGAGGAGACACTCGCCTACTGCGAGACGCTCTTCGTGAAGGAGCTCGAGGGACACCCGCTGATCCCGAACAAGAGCGTGTGGCGGAGCTTCCCCACGATTCGGAACCAGCGCTGGTCTGTGGGCAACGTCGTGCTCATCGGCGACGCGGTGCATACGGCACACTTTTCAGTCGGGTCCGGCACGCGCATGGGCATGATGGACGCCATCGCGCTTCGGGACGCTCTGATGGTGGAATGGGCGGAGCCAAACCGCTCGGGAAGATCGGACGCCGAGTCGGGCGCCCCGATGGCTCAACGCGTCGCTCGCTCGCTCGCCAGCTACGAGGCCGAGCGCCGCCCCCAGGTCGAGTCCCTGCAACGGGCCGCGCAGGCGAGCCTCGAGTGGTTCGAGGCCACCGAGCGGTACATGAAGCTCGATCCGGTGCGCTTCGCTTTCGCGCTGCTGACGCGCAGCCTGCGCATCACGCACGAGGATCTACGCGTGCGCGATCCCCAGTTCCTCGAACGCGTCGACACCCGGGTCGCCGAACAGGCAGAGCGGCAAGCCAGGGTACCAGTCCGGCACGACCCGCCCCCCCCGCCGATGTTCACGCCGTTCAAGCTGCGCGATCTTTTGATTCCGAATCGGGTCGTGGTGTCACCCATGTGCCAGTATTGTGCGCATGACGGCACGGTCGGCGACTGGCACCTCCAGCACCTCGCGAGTCGTGCGGTGGGCGGGGCGGGGTTGGTATACGCCGAGATGACCGACGTGTCCGCGGAGGCGCGCATCTCGACGGGGTGTGCCGGGTTGTACAAGCCCGAGCACGTCGACGCGTGGAAGCGCATCGTCGACTTCGTGCACGAACACACCGCTGGCAAGATTGCGGTGCAACTGGGGCACGCGGGCCGCAAGGGCGCGAGCAAGTTCTTGTGGGAAGGCGATGCGGAGCCGGTCGAGGAGAACGCTTGGGACCTCGTGTCGGCGTCGCCGTTGCCCTATTTCCCGGATCGCAGTCAGACGCCCCGTGAGATGACGCGCGCTGACATGGACGAGGTCCTAGCCGATTACTCTCGGGCTACGGAGTACGCCGAGGCAGCGGGATTCGACCTGCTCGAGATCCACATGGCGCACGGCTACCTGCTGGCTGCGTTCATCTCGCCGCTCACCAACCAACGCGGTGACGAGTACGGCGGCTCGCTCGAGAACCGCATGCGCTTTCCGCTGGAGGTGTTCGACGCGTGCCGCGCGGTCTGGCCTGAGCACAAGCCCGTCAGCGTGCGCGTGAGCGCGGTGGACTGGGCGCCTGGCGGCATGGAGCCCGAGCACGCGGTCGAGGTCGCGAGGCTACTGAAGGAGCACAACTGCGACGTGATCGACGTCTCGGCCGGCCAGACCGTCCCGCACCAGAAGCCGATCTATGGGCGACTCTTCCAGACGCCGTTCGCCGACCGCATCCGCCATGAGGTCGGAATCTCGACCATGGCGGTCGGCAACGTGTCGTCGTGGATGGACGTGAATACGATCATCGCTGCGGGCCGGGCAGACCTCTGTCTGCTAGCGCGCGCCCACCTCTTCGATCCGTATTGGACGCGGCATGCCGCGCACATGCTCGGTCACGATCTGGCGTGGCCCGACCAGTACGAGTCGGTCTCCCGCTACACCCCGCGCTTCGAGTTCCACTTCGGCGGCGAGTAG
- a CDS encoding tryptophan 2,3-dioxygenase — MSEAVTYGKYLRLDELLALQQPRDEVEHDEMLFIVIHQVYELWFKVLLHEVDYCCALLSKGDTPRASHTLNRVRTILKVLVAQLDILETMTPTEFLTFRERLDSASGFQSDQFRALEAVLGRKTRASVERFAEGTRAREGLEQRWSAPTLWDHFLRYLANEGYAVPEQQLGRDVTRPIEASEEVQRVLVEVYRNDPKNTALCERLVDLDEGLQEWRYRHMKMVERTIGQRTGTGGSAGSEYLRTTLNSAVFPDLWEIRSQL; from the coding sequence ATGTCCGAAGCCGTAACGTATGGAAAGTACCTGAGACTCGACGAATTGCTCGCGTTGCAACAGCCGCGAGACGAGGTCGAGCACGACGAGATGCTCTTCATCGTCATCCATCAAGTGTACGAACTGTGGTTCAAGGTGCTGCTTCACGAGGTCGACTACTGCTGTGCTCTGCTCTCCAAGGGTGACACGCCACGCGCGTCGCACACTCTGAACCGAGTGCGCACGATCCTGAAAGTGCTGGTGGCGCAGCTCGACATCCTCGAGACGATGACACCCACCGAGTTCCTGACGTTCCGGGAGCGGCTCGACAGCGCCAGCGGCTTTCAGTCCGACCAGTTTCGGGCGCTCGAGGCTGTCCTGGGCCGTAAGACACGCGCTTCGGTCGAGCGGTTTGCCGAGGGGACGCGCGCACGGGAAGGGCTCGAGCAGCGATGGAGCGCACCGACACTCTGGGACCACTTTCTCCGCTACCTGGCGAACGAGGGATACGCGGTGCCGGAACAGCAGCTCGGCAGGGACGTGACGCGGCCGATCGAGGCGTCCGAGGAGGTGCAGCGCGTGCTGGTCGAGGTGTACCGGAACGACCCCAAGAACACCGCGCTGTGTGAGCGGCTCGTCGACCTCGACGAAGGTCTGCAGGAGTGGCGCTACCGGCACATGAAGATGGTCGAGCGCACGATTGGTCAGAGGACGGGCACAGGCGGCTCCGCGGGGTCCGAGTACCTGCGCACGACGCTCAACAGCGCCGTCTTCCCGGATCTGTGGGAGATCCGGTCCCAGCTCTGA
- a CDS encoding zinc ribbon domain-containing protein has product MPIYDYTCGTCAHEFEAFLRKQTDDATCPACQGGDVQRLLSKPRVHSSARKDRSMRAAKKRDKTQAQEAAYTQRQYELHHND; this is encoded by the coding sequence ATGCCGATCTACGACTACACATGCGGCACGTGCGCGCACGAGTTCGAGGCGTTCCTGCGCAAGCAGACGGACGACGCGACCTGCCCAGCATGCCAGGGCGGCGATGTGCAGCGCCTCCTCTCGAAGCCCCGCGTGCACTCCTCGGCTCGCAAGGACCGGAGCATGCGCGCCGCGAAGAAGCGCGATAAGACCCAGGCGCAGGAGGCCGCGTACACGCAACGGCAGTACGAGCTGCACCACAACGACTAG
- a CDS encoding RidA family protein, which yields MTYEHINPEELGVPRGWTNGMLAPKDGRILFVAGQDAAEAGGEVVTDDFVQQFDLVLGKVLTVVREAGGGPEDVGRMTIFVTELDEYRSARREIGERYRAHMGKHFPAMALVEVRGLLDPGAKVEIEATAVIRDFSV from the coding sequence GTGACCTACGAGCACATCAACCCCGAGGAGCTCGGTGTGCCACGCGGTTGGACGAACGGCATGCTCGCGCCGAAGGACGGCCGTATCCTGTTCGTCGCGGGGCAGGACGCTGCCGAGGCGGGCGGCGAGGTCGTCACGGACGACTTCGTGCAACAGTTCGACCTCGTCCTCGGAAAAGTCCTCACGGTCGTGCGCGAGGCAGGTGGGGGTCCCGAGGACGTGGGCCGCATGACGATCTTCGTGACCGAGCTCGACGAGTACCGGAGCGCTCGGCGCGAGATCGGAGAGAGGTACCGCGCGCACATGGGCAAGCACTTTCCGGCGATGGCGCTGGTGGAAGTGCGCGGGCTCCTCGATCCCGGCGCCAAGGTCGAAATCGAGGCCACGGCCGTCATCAGGGACTTCAGCGTCTAG
- a CDS encoding SLBB domain-containing protein, whose product MKLPKRSSAILSLVVVALSLGTASVSAQVPTQQDLRRLQSGQISSDEVVRRLRESGMSREQVRARLQQLGYDPGLADRYFDSMEGVGGELPEAEQGFLEALGALGILQPGVDFPLDTLVLDSLALAADSLEALPDSVLSVFGLDVFRRRTTRFSPVVTGPVGDDYRLGPGDELILVLYGDVELAYRLGVTREGSLIIPDVGQLFVNGQTLEQLRASLFRRLSEVYSGIREGGDATTFFDVSLGRLRANQVFVIGDVESPGSYMVSSVSTVFTALQVAGGPTERGSFRRVVVRRGGQEVRQVDLYDYLLRGDASDDIRLEHGDIVFVPPAGGQVTVRGEFRRPAIYEVLEGEGLRDVIGFSGGMLPTAHARAVRIERLLPFAERSPGMDRVIVTVDAAALVDDLADAPDVELLPGDEIFVPPAIEEQRNRVLVAGAVHFPGRYQLVDGLTARALLDQAELREDAYLPVVHVYRPRLDSAGVTLLRIATDPALRGIQDVVLLDRDSVVVFSMDSLVVSDSVRVAGLVRNPGRYRYARGMTAEDLILVAGGLVEGALATEAEISRARVTLDRRDTVSVAIPIRLSGLIPSPALVDNGSTSAGPSLSAADVPLEVGDRLFVRERPGYVAPITVYVSGQVGFPGAYAVERRNERLSDIMRRVGGFSPSAYVPGARLIRDSLVVGIDLGQAIENPGGADDLLLRANDQILVPEYDPTVGIRGSVAFETRAVFEPGMGLSEYIRQAGGSLEDADLDRVSVEYANGRRETTKKFLWLIRRHPRVEPGSTILVPASPPSQGGGNFTEILSATLSFSTAVITLLVLTDQLRN is encoded by the coding sequence GTGAAACTGCCTAAACGCTCCTCCGCCATCCTCTCGCTGGTCGTTGTGGCGCTTTCCTTGGGCACCGCAAGCGTATCCGCTCAGGTCCCGACCCAACAAGATCTGCGAAGGCTGCAATCGGGCCAGATCTCATCAGACGAGGTGGTGCGGCGCCTGAGAGAGTCCGGGATGTCCAGGGAGCAGGTGCGTGCCCGCCTGCAACAGCTCGGCTACGATCCCGGACTCGCGGATCGCTACTTCGATAGCATGGAAGGAGTGGGGGGCGAACTACCGGAAGCCGAGCAGGGATTCCTGGAGGCACTAGGGGCCCTGGGCATCTTGCAGCCGGGCGTGGACTTCCCGCTGGACACGCTGGTACTGGATTCACTCGCGCTCGCGGCCGACTCGTTGGAGGCGCTTCCCGACTCTGTCTTGTCCGTCTTTGGGCTGGACGTATTTCGGCGCCGGACCACGCGCTTCAGCCCGGTCGTGACAGGTCCGGTGGGCGACGACTACCGGCTCGGCCCGGGAGACGAGTTGATCCTGGTGTTGTACGGGGACGTCGAGCTCGCGTACCGGCTCGGCGTGACCCGCGAAGGATCGCTCATCATCCCCGACGTCGGACAACTGTTCGTGAACGGTCAGACGCTCGAGCAGCTGAGGGCATCGTTGTTTAGGCGACTCTCCGAGGTCTACTCGGGAATACGGGAGGGCGGTGACGCCACTACGTTCTTCGACGTTTCCCTGGGCCGACTGAGAGCCAACCAAGTGTTCGTGATCGGCGATGTGGAGAGTCCCGGCTCCTACATGGTGAGCTCCGTCTCGACCGTCTTCACTGCGCTGCAGGTAGCAGGCGGTCCCACAGAGCGGGGATCGTTCCGCCGGGTAGTAGTGCGTCGTGGAGGCCAAGAGGTGCGTCAAGTAGACCTATACGACTACCTCCTGCGCGGCGACGCCTCGGATGACATCCGGCTCGAGCACGGCGACATCGTGTTCGTGCCTCCTGCCGGGGGCCAGGTCACCGTCCGTGGTGAATTCCGGCGCCCGGCCATCTATGAAGTGCTCGAAGGGGAGGGACTGCGAGACGTCATCGGCTTCTCAGGCGGCATGCTTCCCACGGCGCATGCGCGCGCGGTGCGCATCGAGCGACTGCTGCCGTTTGCCGAGCGCAGTCCCGGGATGGACCGAGTCATCGTGACGGTCGACGCCGCAGCGCTCGTCGATGACCTGGCCGACGCCCCTGACGTGGAACTCCTGCCGGGTGACGAGATCTTCGTTCCCCCCGCCATCGAGGAACAACGGAACCGCGTCCTGGTTGCCGGCGCGGTCCACTTTCCCGGGCGCTACCAGCTCGTCGATGGCCTGACCGCCCGGGCTCTTCTCGACCAGGCCGAGCTCCGGGAAGACGCCTATCTGCCGGTTGTCCACGTGTACAGACCGCGGCTCGACTCGGCTGGCGTCACCCTGTTGCGCATCGCGACGGACCCCGCGTTGCGCGGCATACAGGACGTGGTACTGCTCGACAGAGACTCGGTGGTGGTATTCTCCATGGACTCGCTGGTGGTCAGTGACTCCGTGCGCGTGGCGGGGTTGGTCAGGAATCCTGGACGGTACCGGTATGCCCGCGGAATGACGGCTGAGGACCTGATCCTGGTCGCCGGAGGCCTGGTCGAAGGGGCGCTCGCGACCGAGGCCGAGATCTCCCGTGCCCGAGTGACGCTCGACCGCAGGGACACGGTATCCGTGGCGATTCCGATCCGTCTGAGTGGGCTGATTCCGAGTCCCGCGCTCGTGGACAACGGATCGACCAGTGCGGGACCGTCGCTGAGCGCCGCCGACGTGCCGCTGGAGGTGGGGGATCGGCTCTTTGTCCGCGAGCGACCGGGCTACGTTGCGCCCATAACGGTCTATGTCTCGGGGCAGGTCGGCTTCCCCGGCGCCTACGCCGTGGAGCGACGAAACGAGCGGCTCTCCGACATCATGCGTCGAGTCGGGGGATTCTCTCCCTCGGCGTATGTGCCCGGAGCGAGGCTCATCCGCGATTCTCTCGTGGTCGGCATCGATCTTGGTCAGGCGATCGAAAACCCTGGGGGGGCCGATGACCTCCTCCTGCGGGCAAATGACCAGATCCTGGTCCCGGAGTACGATCCTACGGTGGGGATCCGCGGTAGTGTCGCGTTCGAGACGAGGGCTGTGTTCGAGCCCGGTATGGGCCTGAGCGAATACATCCGGCAGGCTGGAGGCTCGCTCGAGGACGCCGACCTGGATAGGGTCTCCGTCGAGTATGCGAACGGGCGCCGAGAGACGACCAAGAAGTTTCTCTGGCTCATTCGGCGACATCCGCGTGTGGAGCCAGGGAGCACGATTCTCGTGCCGGCGTCTCCGCCCTCGCAGGGGGGCGGAAACTTCACGGAGATCTTGAGTGCCACGTTGTCGTTTTCTACTGCGGTGATCACACTCCTCGTCTTGACAGACCAGCTCAGGAACTGA
- a CDS encoding kynureninase, with translation MALTPDRFYASPNALAPHYSVFRVHERLLLTGHSHQAWPDVGFDGQRQAWLDAAEHVDDKWCFAAEKAERVTAGYRRLMGGCDGDLTLDTNAHALVVRFLSALPLTERPRLVTTDGEFHSIRRQLDRLAEVGTEVVKVAADPLNSVSERVAAEVDDRTAAVVMSSVLFGTGCIVPELPVVAEACAGRGAELLIDAYHSLNVVPFSLHGMEQAFVVAGGYKYCQLGEGNCVLRVPPHCELRPVITGWFSEFAELADANVPGEVRYGAGAARFAGSTYDPTSHYRAAEVFEFFEQEHLAAELLREVSQHQVGLLLETFESLDLDPTVVRTGDSVLLHERGGFLALRAPGAARLSASLKQGGVSTDFRGDVLRFGPAPYLSDAQLVSAMQMLGEVVSAG, from the coding sequence ATGGCCCTCACGCCCGACCGGTTCTACGCGTCGCCCAACGCGCTCGCTCCGCACTACTCGGTGTTTCGTGTCCACGAGCGGCTGCTTCTCACGGGGCACTCTCACCAGGCGTGGCCCGACGTGGGCTTCGACGGTCAACGTCAGGCGTGGCTCGACGCCGCAGAGCACGTCGACGACAAGTGGTGCTTCGCCGCTGAAAAGGCCGAAAGGGTGACGGCCGGATACCGGCGGCTGATGGGTGGATGTGACGGAGATCTGACGCTCGATACCAACGCGCATGCGCTCGTCGTCCGGTTCCTGTCCGCGCTTCCGTTGACGGAGCGCCCACGGCTCGTCACGACGGACGGGGAGTTCCACTCGATTCGCCGGCAGCTGGACCGACTAGCCGAGGTTGGCACCGAGGTCGTGAAGGTGGCAGCCGATCCGCTGAACAGCGTGTCGGAGCGGGTCGCCGCCGAGGTGGACGATCGGACCGCAGCAGTCGTGATGTCGTCAGTCCTCTTCGGCACGGGGTGCATCGTGCCCGAGTTGCCCGTGGTCGCCGAGGCGTGCGCCGGTCGCGGCGCCGAGCTGCTGATCGACGCGTACCACTCGCTCAACGTCGTGCCGTTCTCGCTGCATGGCATGGAGCAGGCGTTCGTGGTGGCCGGAGGGTACAAGTACTGCCAACTAGGGGAGGGGAACTGCGTGCTGCGCGTGCCCCCGCACTGCGAGCTGCGGCCGGTGATCACCGGGTGGTTCAGCGAGTTCGCCGAGCTCGCGGATGCGAACGTGCCGGGCGAGGTCCGGTACGGGGCGGGCGCGGCCCGCTTCGCCGGGTCCACGTACGACCCGACGTCGCACTATCGGGCGGCGGAGGTGTTCGAATTCTTCGAGCAAGAGCATCTGGCTGCCGAGCTGTTGCGTGAGGTGAGTCAGCATCAGGTCGGCCTCTTGCTGGAGACGTTCGAGTCCTTGGACCTGGACCCGACCGTGGTGCGCACGGGCGACTCGGTCCTGCTGCACGAACGGGGAGGCTTTTTGGCTCTGCGCGCACCGGGCGCTGCGCGGCTGTCCGCGTCGCTCAAGCAGGGCGGTGTCAGCACAGACTTCCGGGGGGACGTGCTACGATTCGGGCCGGCGCCGTACTTGAGCGACGCCCAATTGGTGTCCGCGATGCAGATGCTCGGCGAGGTGGTGTCGGCGGGCTAG
- a CDS encoding enoyl-CoA hydratase family protein yields MFEPASFLFSLSEETGVATITLNRPDRLNALTFEVYQELRRAFDALHDDESVRVVVITGSGRAFCSGGDVEQIIGALFERDFRGLLEFTRMTCDLVLSMRRCRKPVIGALNGTVAGAGAVIATACDMRIGAESAKIAYLFTRVGLSGADMGAAWMLPRIVGLAKASELLMTGEFISAQEAHRIGLYNRVVSDGGALEAATELADMLARGPSFALEITKDSLNREANMDLATALEAEAQIQAALMMHPDFREAYDAFTEKRDPDFL; encoded by the coding sequence GTGTTCGAACCCGCATCGTTCCTGTTCAGCCTGAGCGAGGAAACAGGCGTAGCGACGATCACGCTCAACCGGCCCGATCGGCTCAACGCGCTCACCTTCGAGGTTTACCAGGAGCTGCGGCGGGCGTTCGACGCGCTTCACGACGACGAGTCCGTGCGCGTGGTCGTGATCACCGGCTCGGGGCGCGCCTTCTGTTCGGGTGGCGACGTCGAGCAGATCATCGGCGCGCTCTTCGAGCGCGACTTCCGTGGCCTGCTCGAGTTCACGCGCATGACGTGCGATCTCGTGCTCTCGATGCGACGGTGCCGAAAGCCCGTTATCGGCGCGCTGAACGGGACCGTGGCGGGTGCGGGCGCGGTGATCGCGACGGCGTGCGACATGAGGATCGGCGCCGAGTCGGCGAAGATCGCGTACCTGTTCACGCGGGTCGGCCTCTCGGGCGCCGATATGGGCGCGGCGTGGATGCTGCCGCGCATCGTCGGACTTGCGAAAGCGAGCGAGTTGCTCATGACCGGTGAGTTCATCAGCGCACAGGAAGCGCACCGGATCGGATTGTACAACCGGGTCGTATCGGATGGCGGAGCCCTGGAGGCCGCCACTGAGCTCGCGGATATGCTCGCTCGTGGCCCGTCGTTCGCGCTCGAGATCACGAAGGACTCGTTGAACCGTGAGGCGAACATGGATCTCGCGACCGCGCTCGAGGCCGAGGCCCAGATCCAGGCCGCGCTCATGATGCACCCCGATTTCCGAGAGGCGTACGATGCCTTTACCGAGAAGCGGGACCCTGACTTCCTGTAG
- a CDS encoding SDR family oxidoreductase, whose amino-acid sequence MNLTGKTAVITGGGRGVGAAAAYALADAGATVAVAARNEEQVVDVAAQLRSRGYEAFAFRCDVTDPHQVRDLALSSVETMGRVDILINNASTATSNPLHGVKLTEWNHVMAVNATGTFLCTQAMYPGMVERGWGRVVNVAAIAGIVGGRDLSAYSAAEHAVVGFTKAIAREAEGTGVTVNAVCPGYVDTPLTDETIARRMQRVGQTWHEAMTAILEEAGQPRLIRADEVAEAIMPLLADDASETNGQLVVIDGKDGP is encoded by the coding sequence TTGAACCTGACTGGAAAGACCGCCGTCATCACGGGTGGTGGGCGGGGAGTGGGTGCTGCAGCGGCGTATGCGCTCGCCGACGCAGGCGCGACAGTGGCGGTCGCCGCGCGCAACGAGGAGCAAGTCGTCGACGTTGCGGCTCAACTCCGGTCCCGCGGCTACGAGGCGTTCGCGTTCCGCTGCGACGTGACCGACCCCCACCAGGTGCGAGATCTCGCGCTCTCGTCGGTAGAGACCATGGGGAGGGTCGACATCCTCATCAACAACGCGAGCACCGCGACGTCTAACCCGCTGCATGGCGTGAAGCTGACCGAGTGGAATCACGTCATGGCGGTGAACGCCACGGGCACCTTCCTGTGTACGCAAGCGATGTATCCCGGAATGGTGGAACGGGGGTGGGGACGTGTCGTGAACGTCGCCGCCATCGCTGGAATCGTCGGTGGCCGGGACCTATCGGCGTACTCCGCGGCCGAGCACGCGGTCGTCGGATTCACGAAGGCGATCGCTAGAGAGGCCGAGGGCACGGGGGTCACCGTGAACGCCGTGTGCCCAGGCTACGTGGATACGCCGCTGACGGACGAGACGATCGCGCGCAGGATGCAGCGTGTGGGACAGACGTGGCACGAAGCGATGACCGCGATCCTCGAGGAGGCTGGTCAGCCGAGGCTGATCCGCGCGGACGAGGTCGCCGAGGCGATCATGCCTCTGCTCGCCGACGACGCGAGCGAGACAAACGGCCAACTGGTCGTGATCGACGGCAAGGACGGCCCGTGA